In Fusobacteria bacterium ZRK30, the DNA window TGTAGTTTAATTCTTTCAAAAAAACCTATTAAAGTCAGTAAAAATATAACATTTCTAGGAGAAATACCTCAAATGAATAATTTTGAAAATCGAAAAGCTATTGGCACACAAACCATTAATGGAGATTCAGTTGAAGATTATGTAATGGATGATTCAGCCCTTGCATATAAAAATGAAAACGGTATTTATATTATTACAGGATGTTCACATAGTGGGATATGCAATATAATAGAATATGCAAAAAAAATATGTAAAGATGACAGAGTATTAGGGGTTATAGGGGGATTTCATTTATTTGAAGTAAATGAACAGATCAATAAAACTATAGATTACCTAGTGCAAAATGATTTAAAGGAATTATATCCTTCACATTGCACTTCATTTTCTGTTAGAGCAGAAATAAATAAAACTTTGCCTGTAAAAGAAGTTGGAGTAGGTTTAGAAATAACTTGGTAAATAATATGTTATAGGAGGGATTGAGATTAAGTATTTAGGGGAAATAATGGCATTAGTAGCAGCACTTGGAATGGCAGGAGGATCTATTTCTTTTGAAATAGCAGGGAAAAAAGTAGGATCTCTTACAGTGAATATTGTGAGACTCATACAGGGGATGATTTTTTTGAGTATCACCTCTTTATATATGAGAGGCCTGCCCTTACCTACAGATGCAAGTTTAAAAGAGTATACATTTTTAGGAATATCCGGCTTCATAGGGATGTTTTTAGGTGATTTATTTATGTTTGAATCATTCGTTTTATTAGGAGCTCGTATAACTACCTTGATAATGACTACGGTCCCTGTAGTGACTGCACTTTCAGCCTGGATTTTGCTGGGAGAAACCTTGAGTTTTCAAGAAGGAATAGCTGTGTTGCTTACCATAGGCGGGATATTTTTGGTGATGTTTTATGGGAATGGAAAGGGAGAAAAAAAAGAAAAATTTCCAATAAAAGGGATCTTTTGTGCCATAGGTGGAGTTTTAGGGCAATCTTTGGGGATGGTTTTTAGTAAAATAGGTCTGGAATCCTATGATCCTATTGCTGCTACCCAGATTAGAATAATTATAGCTACAATAGCCTTTATAATCCTTATATCCATGAGGGGAAAATGGGGAGAAGTAAAAGAAGGAGTAAAAGATAAAAAAGCTTTTAGATGGTTAGTTGTAGGGTCGTTTTTTGGCCCGTTTATAGGAGTTACAGCAATGCTCATAGCATTAAAAAATGCAAGTGCAGGGATAGTGTCTACCCTATCATCTACAAGTCCAATATTGGTAATACCATTTTGTATCTTAATATTCAAGGAAAGGGTGAAACCTGTTGAAATTTTAGGAGCTGTTATA includes these proteins:
- a CDS encoding MBL fold metallo-hydrolase, translated to MKLKVLVDNNTYIDQYYCGEPAVSYYIEDEDTSLLLDVGYSDLFLKNATALGINLENIKTIVISHGHDDHTRGLKYYFEKNNKKTISVIAHPDAFNEKEIDGLKICSPILREELKEKCSLILSKKPIKVSKNITFLGEIPQMNNFENRKAIGTQTINGDSVEDYVMDDSALAYKNENGIYIITGCSHSGICNIIEYAKKICKDDRVLGVIGGFHLFEVNEQINKTIDYLVQNDLKELYPSHCTSFSVRAEINKTLPVKEVGVGLEITW
- a CDS encoding DMT family transporter, with amino-acid sequence MALVAALGMAGGSISFEIAGKKVGSLTVNIVRLIQGMIFLSITSLYMRGLPLPTDASLKEYTFLGISGFIGMFLGDLFMFESFVLLGARITTLIMTTVPVVTALSAWILLGETLSFQEGIAVLLTIGGIFLVMFYGNGKGEKKEKFPIKGIFCAIGGVLGQSLGMVFSKIGLESYDPIAATQIRIIIATIAFIILISMRGKWGEVKEGVKDKKAFRWLVVGSFFGPFIGVTAMLIALKNASAGIVSTLSSTSPILVIPFCILIFKERVKPVEILGAVISVGGASLFFI